The following DNA comes from Odocoileus virginianus isolate 20LAN1187 ecotype Illinois chromosome 34, Ovbor_1.2, whole genome shotgun sequence.
tgtgtctcctgcattaattagcaggctgattctttaccactgggccaccagggaaaccctatcaGAATATTGTTAAACATGACAATGCATTTCCATATTGGCTTTTGAAATGGCGGTATTTGGGATGCTTTTGTCTACAAATACCAAGCGTGGCTTAAATGGTTAAGTAGTGGGAAAGGTATTCTCTCATGAAAATATAGACATTTTCAGGGTTATTAGGCAGCATGACAATCATCAACCCATGTATTGTCCATCTTTCTACTCTACTATCCTCAATACTAGCCCTGGCCAATGTCTTGCTCCTGGTTGCAAGCAACAGCCCTATGTGCCGCATGCAGACATGTAACATCCAGCAGAAAGGAAGAGTGTTTCCTTCCATGCATTTATTTTGAATGTGAGGCAGTCTTTTTTAGAGCAAGCCTCTCCTCCTGTGTACATCTCCCCCATCAGCCCCAAGGACCAAATCAGTCCCTGGCAAAGGAATTGAGATCACCATAATTAACTCTCATTGTGCATCCACTGGTGTGGGCAGGGGGAAGGGAAATCTGTCTGCCTCTCACAGGTGGTCCCAGGATTTCAGAACCAAATCTGGGTTCTGTTagcaagggaagaaaaagaaatggcagttGGGAAATCAACAGTCTCACAGAGAACTAGAATCctaggattaaaaaaagaaggcTGTCTGCTGAGCTTCTcattgccatttgtttatttacttccCTTAAAGACCATTAGAGAATTGTTCAGAACaattttcctgaaataaattttattgatttttcactCAGATTATATTTTGCTTCAGTCTTGAAAGAAATTGCTATGATTTCTATCAGATTACATTTGAAAAGTAATGCATTgtactttgttatttttctataacTCTACCATGTTGTGTATCTAGTATAAAAATGTTCATGTCAAAAATTTTGAAGAGTCatcattttttgttcattttgaacCATCAGAAGGTTGTTTAGTTTATACtgtgaaaacaaaaaagttttacCCCTGAAATTATGGCATTAAATACAAACTTAAGGACCTTGTGTGTCACCTTGCCACCCCCATGGGTATCCTGATACAGCCCCCAAATGTAAATGACCGACCCCTACCTCCCCATTTGAAAATCAGAGGGAGATTTGTATCCATTCCAAATTCAGCTCTGTCCATCTTATTTTGAGCCCCGACCCTCAGTCTGGAGTGGGCACTGAAATTCCACATTTGCAGTTTTCTTGGGAGATCAGCTGGCACTGGGGAAGATGCTCTGATCCAAGGCAGAGAGGCCAGGCTTctggtcccagctctgcctcttagGAGGTGTTTAACCTCTCTCAGCTCTAGTTTTGACATCTGCAAAGCAAGAGCTTGAACAGTGTGATTTATAAGACCCTGTTAGAGCTTATCTGTGTTTCTCTTTATGCTTTTGACCTTGTACACATTGCTacgtttaaaatggataaccaacaaagacctactgtatagcaaaaataaaaaataaaacaacccttCAATGCTATATAAGGTAAAAAAAGATTTGACCTTTCCTTTCCAATGTTAAACTGATTTCTACTCTTATTACTGCTTCTTGATGAACATATGTTGTCACCAGGTCCCCCCAAGATAGTGCGTGGGAACAACGACTTTTTGTCCTGCCATGGCACAGTTGGACAGCCCATGATATTCTAGTGTGAGACATTCCCACATAACCAAGCCAAATCCTTAAAATCCAGGAAGCAAGTCAGAAGGTAAACAAGAGTGACAGTACTCAGGAGAGAATTTTgtagcactttattttttttagctaaAACGCTTGCAAATGTCAGTTCTTTCCTCATTAatattgaaatatacttgaccattatttacaacagccttGAAAATGTGCCGGGTCCACTGACCCTTGCAGCTCTAGagctgttttttctctctttctagaaCTCTCCAAGCCTCTTCACACAGAAGTGAAACAAGTGAGGCCCTGGACAACTTGTGTAAAGAGAAGTTTTATTTGGTGGTCAAAGCAGTTATCTTTGGCTTATcaacattttcctgttttctttctctacagAGTTAGTTCTTATGTTCCCTAgtaattcttttttccccctcaactcATAcagaactttttgtttttctcaagagTATATGTTATAGAAGAGCCCAGTCATCTTTGGAACAACCTGGGGAAAGTTTCCCCTGAGGAACTTGAAAATGAGTTAACAAGATTGACGTTTGTCAAGCTCCAAGTCCCCGAGCCCCAACCCATTCATCCCGGTGTCCACCATGACTAACAGCTTCTTAGGTCCAGAGGCCCTTGTCCCCCTGCCCAAGTGGGCTCTTGGAAGGGCGGAGGGCCATGTTCTGTGCGGTTTTCAGGGGCAGTTTACATTTGCTTATCCAGTCCAGGTGAACCCTGTCCACACTGGATGCCCGCATCCGGAGCCTGTTCCCCAGGGGCATACTTGGTGGCCTCCTCATAGGAGGGCGGGGAACATGCCTCAGAGAGAAGCGCGGGCAGTGCGGAGTAAGGGGAGGTCTGCTCGCTGCCCCAGGGTGAGCCGGGCAGGAAGTCGGTCACCTCCCCTGCAGGCGGCTGCTCTGGGAGGTCCAGGGCGGAAACCTGGTCCTGGGCCCGCGGGGTCTGACAGTGGCGATACAGGAAGAGCAGTAGAAAGGCCAGGAAGAGCAGGACGGTGGCTGGAAGAAGGATGAAGAGGAAGGGCTCCACATCTTCCCGGGTGGAACTTCCCTTCTGGGTGCCCTGGAGTTGGGGAACGGAATAGGGTTAGAAGATGGGGAAAGAAGACCGCTGGAGTTCTAAGGTTGG
Coding sequences within:
- the SMIM28 gene encoding small integral membrane protein 28, with translation MRALLGSSWRKFGHAGRGTYGWLTSEPSLPLLETQLQGTQKGSSTREDVEPFLFILLPATVLLFLAFLLLFLYRHCQTPRAQDQVSALDLPEQPPAGEVTDFLPGSPWGSEQTSPYSALPALLSEACSPPSYEEATKYAPGEQAPDAGIQCGQGSPGLDKQM